Proteins from a genomic interval of Amphiura filiformis chromosome 9, Afil_fr2py, whole genome shotgun sequence:
- the LOC140160391 gene encoding somatostatin receptor type 5-like codes for MIIVSTDEMAVYIDLGSRQETGCDIDNIYNLSEEESEEYGYNDGQTALLVVILPVFLILGVIGNLAFIYVVLRITHMQTITNRYLISLAVADIIFLCSAVGHKLAKYAMSPIQVDDTPLGTFGCVWIYFLTDTAYFSSLFCVTLVSVDRYMAVCCPQNRKSIIKSKSLEIIFLSWIASAFLAACLTPGNADQKVHCVQWPDVKQYKTWPKVVRICSPLRHQIWISSVSTGLQTVPFFVTLVMNIVLYISIIKGLDKCIRRLSQHGVQTNADTGIRNQIAKMLVVNGLVFFCLLFPFEINCVFSMIATFRTEDNAQNFLISSETVRQYILILAQLCSYINSAVNPVVYTVMCRRYRQAFKKVFLPDKCMNKTSNRLSNSCRTGDIHFETMHQAANNETAV; via the coding sequence ATGATCATTGTTTCAACCGACGAAATGGCCGTGTACATAGATCTCGGCTCTCGCCAAGAAACTGGGTGTGATATAGATAATATTTACAATCTTTCAGAGGAAGAATCAGAGGAATATGGTTATAATGATGGACAAACTGCTCTTTTAGTTGTTATTCTACCTGTTTTTCTCATATTGGGAGTTATTGGTAACCTGGCGTTCATCTATGTGGTGTTACGTATAACACACATGCAAACTATCACCAACAGGTACTTGATAAGTCTAGCAGTTGCCGATATTATATTCCTATGTTCAGCTGTGGGCCACAAACTTGCCAAATATGCTATGTCTCCAATCCAAGTAGATGACACACCCTTAGGAACATTCGGGTGTGTATGGATATATTTCTTAACCGATACAGCATATTTCTCATCTCTATTTTGCGTGACTCTTGTAAGTGTGGATAGATACATGGCAGTATGCTGTCCACAAAATCGAAAAAGTATCATTAAATCGAAATCTCTTGAAATCATTTTTCTATCATGGATAGCGTCGGCATTTCTGGCAGCATGTCTTACTCCAGGTAACGCTGACCAAAAAGTACACTGCGTACAATGGCCTGATGTTAAACAGTATAAAACATGGCCAAAAGTTGTTCGAATATGTTCACCTTTGAGACATCAAATATGGATAAGCAGTGTATCTACAGGATTGCAAACTGTTCCTTTCTTCGTTACCCTGGTAATGaacattgtattgtatatttcTATTATCAAAGGTCTGGACAAATGCATTAGAAGATTAAGCCAACATGGTGTACAAACAAATGCCGACACCGGAATAAGAAATCAAATAGCAAAAATGTTGGTGGTTAATGGTCTTGTGTTCTTCTGTCTGCTATTTCCATTTGAGATCAATTGCGTGTTTTCAATGATAGCAACTTTTCGTACGGAAGACAATGCACAGAATTTCCTTATATCCAGCGAAACTGTAAGGCAATATATATTGATACTGGCTCAATTATGTTCTTATATAAACTCCGCTGTTAATCCAGTTGTATATACTGTAATGTGTCGTCGCTATCGACAAGCCTTTAAGAAAGTGTTTCTGCCCGATAAATGCATGAATAAAACAAGTAATCGACTTTCAAATTCCTGTCGAACCGGGGATATTCATTTTGAAACAATGCATCAAGCGGCAAATAATGAAACTGCAGTATGA